The window GACCGGTGAAAGAGAGGGATTTTTGCGTATCTTCACGGCGTAGCGCCAGGTGTAGAGCGTGCCGAGCAGGGTAAAAAAGAACCACATAAAGATGCGGAAGCCGGAGCCGGAGAGCACCGGTATCTGCGCGATGCCCTGCGCGATCGCGACGCTGAAGGGGTTCATCCACGAAGCGCCGAAGCCGATCTGCGTCGCGCAGTAGGTGATCATCACGGCCACTATCGAGTCGTAACCGAGCGCGATCACAACGGGAACGACGATAAAGACGAAGGGGATTGCCTCCTCTCCCATGCCGAAGACGGCCCCGCCGAGGGAGAAAAGAAAGAAAAGCACGGGTATTATCAGCGTATCCATGCCCTTTGTCTTTTTTATCATGCGCTTCATGCCCGATTCGATCGCGCCGGTTCGGAGGACGATGCCGAAGGCTCCGCCGACGATGAGGATGAAGGCGACGACGCCGACGGCCGATCCCCACTTGTCTCCCGAGACGAGTCCCTCAAAGGCATAGTTGAGGATGCCCGTTTCGCCGTAGGGTTCGAAGAGCTTTACGCCGTTCATTACCGGCTTGCCGTCTTTGCCGAGCTCATACTGGAACGACTCCGGTACGAGCACGCTGCGGCTCTTCTCGGAGCTGCCCATAGTATATGTTATCTCGTGGGTCTCAAACTTTCCGACCGGTACGGTCCATGTCAAAAGCGCGGCGAAGAGAACGACAAAAAAGATGATAATGTAGGTATCCGGTATCCACCGTGTCCTGTTTTGTGCCATGATTAAAATTCCTCCATTGTGATATGTGATATTTTTAAATATCTCATGTAAAGTGATCTTTTATATTATATAATAAAAACAAAAAAGCAAAAGAGGCATGAAAAATGTTTATACTTATAAAAAACGCAGACATTTATGCTCCTGAACCGCTCGGCATCTCTTCCCTGTTGATATCCCACGACAAAATCGCCTGGCTCGGTAAAAATTTTCCCGCCGAGGCGACCTTGCCAGACTTGGAAATAATCGACGCCGCGGGGAAAATCCTCATCCCCGGCATCGTAGACGGCCATGTGCACGTCATCGGCGGCGGAGGCGAGGGCGGTTTTGCTACGCGTACGTCCGAACTCGTCCTCTCCGATATGGTAAAGGGCGGCGTGACGACGGTCGTCGGTCTGCTTGGCACCGACGACGTGACGCGCAGCACGGGAGCCCTCATCGCAAAGACGAACGCGATACGCGCCGAGGGCATGAGCGCCTGGGCGATGACCGGCTCCTACCAGCTGCCGGTCAAGAGCCTCTGCGGCGGTGTCCGCGACGATATCGCGCTGCTCGAACCGGTCATCGGCGTCGGCGAGGTGGCCCTCTCCGACCACCGCTCATCGCAGCCCACCTTTGAGGAGTTTATGCGGCTTGCGGCGGCGGCGCGCGTCGGCGGGATGCTCTCCGGCAAGGCGGGAGTCGTAAACGTGCACCTCGGGGACGCGCCTTCGGGGCTGGATTACCTCTTCCGCGCCGCCGAGACGGAGATACCGCCGTCGCAGTTCATTCCCACACATATGAACCGCAATCCAGAACTCTTCAAAGAGGCCTGCCGCTACGGCGCGATGGGCGGCTATGTAGACCTCACGACGAGCACGACGCCGCAGTTCCTTGAAGAGGGCGAGGTCGAGTGCGGCCGCGCGCTCGCCGAGCTGCTGGCGGCGGGCGTCCCCGCGGAGCGCATCTCATTCTCATCCGACGGGCAGGGCTCGATGCCCGCCTTCGACGCGGCGGGAAACCTCACCGGGCTCACCATCGGACGCGTCACCTCTATCTTTGAGACCATGCGCAGTACGGTGAAGAACTATGACCTCCCCCTTGAGACCATGGTGCGCGTCGTCTCGACGACTGCCGCCGACCACTGTAAGCTGCCGGGCAAGGGGCATATAAAAGAGGGATATGACGCGGATCTGATCCTGTTGGAGGCCGACGGCCTCGGCCTTAATACGCTCTTCGCGCGCGGCAGAAAGATGATGTCCGGCGGCAGGCCGCTAGTTAAGGGAACCTTTGAATAACAGGAGGTACGAAACAATGAAAGATAATACAGTTATCATAAAGAAAGAGGGACCTGTCGCCTGGGTGACGATGAACAGGCCGGAGTCGCTCAATTCCCTCACCGTGGGGCTGTGCGCCGCGCTCAAGGCGGCGTTTGCGGATTGCGAGGATGACAACGACATCCGCGTCGTTGTGCTCAGCGGCGAGGGAAAGGCCTTCTGCGCCGGCGGCGACCTGCGCACGATATTAGAGCTGTCAGATTATGAGGCGGCGCGCGAATACGTACACGCCGCGGGGGAGATAACGGCGGCGGTCATGCGCTCCCGGAAACCCTTTATTGCGATGGTCGGCGGCGCGGCGGCCGGAGCCGGTTTTAATATCGCGCTTGCCTGTGACTTTGTCTGCGCCTCAAAGAGGGCGAAGTTTACCCAGGCCTTCTCCTCCATCGGACTCATATCCGACTGCGGCGGCAATCTGCTGCTGCCGCGCCTTGTGAGCCCACAGACCGCGAAAATGCTGATGATGCTGCCGGAGACGCTCTCCGCGGAGGAGGCGCAGGCGCTGGGGCTGCTGACGGCGCTTGCCGAAGAGGGAGAGCTGCGCGAAGATACCGCCGCCCTCGCCGTGCGCCTCGCGAAACAGCCGCCGCTGGCGCTCGCGCAGACCAAAAAACTGCTGAACGGCGGTAAAGAGCTGGAAGATATCCTTCGCGCCGAAGAAGACATCCAGGCCGCCCTGATAATCGGCGAAGACTGCAAAGAGGGTGTAAGAGCCTTCTTTGAAAAGAGGCGGCCGGAGTTTAAGGGACGGAGCTAGGTTTGCGGGCGGCTCGGTATGAGATGAAGGCGGTGCTGCTGTTCCGTAGTTTTCTTATGATAAAAATATTAAATCATTCTAATCTTTCATAGGCTGTTTTGCCGATAGGTTCAATAATTAAACTTCTTTAGGCTATTCTGAATTATTACTTTTGTAATATTACAGAATAGCCTTTTCTATATTATACAAAAATAGATAAGACCTTCTGAAGTTATCTTCCATATATAAGAATATTCGAAAATGAATTACTAATGTGCGTTGTGCTACGTTGACAGCCTCGTGTATTGATGCTAGTATTTTTATTATCAAAATACGAAATTTATTCCGTATAGTGAGAAAATAAGGTGGTGATTAGAGGAAAGAGAACGTTAGAGTATTATTTTTATCTTGCAGGATGGGGGAGCGTCGTCAGTATTTTTAATGAGAGCACGTAGATGTTTAGGAGGGTAAAAATGAAAAAAAGTGTTTTTATGTTTTGCTGCGCTTTGTGCATAGCATTTTGGGGAATCACCGCGAACCAGGCCGAGGCGGTGATGAAGCTTCAGCTGGCGCACGAACAGCCGGAAATACATCCTTATCACATCGGCGCGGTGGAATTTGCCAAATTAGTCAAAGAATATTCCAAGGGCGAAATGGAAGTTACAATCTTTTCCAACGGAACGATGGGAAAGGCATCCGCGTTGGCGGAGAGCTGCTCGATGGGCACAATGGATTTCGCGTCCGTGTTTTCGATCATCCTCGAGGCCTATTCGCCGAAGTTCGGCGTTTTGACAATGCCGTATTGTTTCAGGGATTGGGATCATTCAGACAAAGTTCTTGACGGGCCGATCGGCGACGAATTAAAAGCCTCTGTGGAGTCTAAGGGGATAAAGGTGTTGGCGTTTTGGAGGAACGGTCTTGCCGAGGTACATTCAAGAATGCCGATACGCACGCCCGAAGATATCAAGGGGAAAAAACTTAGAATCCAGGAAGGTCCCAGCTATGCGGCTCTGAGCAAAGCGCTTGGCACAGTCACGACGCCGATGTCGTTCGGCGAGGTCTATTCAGCGCTGCAGTTGGGGACGGTAGACGCTCAAACTCAGACGATAAATAATATTTATGCCTCTAAAATGTTTGAAGTGGGCAAGTATTTTACGAAAATCAACATGAACTTCAACACACAGCCTTTCATAATGAGCATGCAGCTATGGAAGTCGCTTACCCCGGAACAGCAGGATATAATCGAGCGCGCGGCGCTTGGCGCGACAAAGGCGGAGAGAGCCTATCACGTGAAAGATACCCAAACATCGTATGATGGCTTCGTCAAAGGCGGCGGCAAGGTGATAGAACTCAATAAGGCTGAGCTCGAAAAATGGAAAGATGTCTGCGCCCCGGTATATAAGGACCCGCAGTTTTCCGCTGTTATGGAGATCTTCAATAGAATACAAAAGCAGTGATAACATCAGTGTTATGGTGTCTGCATGATGTTATATGCAGACACCGCCTTATCATATTACAGTCAATTCAGATCGGACTCTGATCTTACAGCCGAGTAGTTTTGTTAAACGTCAACACAATAACACAAGAGGAGCTGACGTATATGGCTTGGTGTATCCTTGAAAAGTGGTATAAGGTAATAAATTTTCTGACGTGGGTTCTAATGGGCAGTATGTGCCTGCTGATCGGGTTCCAAATAATCAATAGATTTGCGCTCCATCTTCCGGCACCGTGGAGCGAAGAGTTTTGCCGGTACAATTTTGTCTGGCTCACGATGGTGGCAAGTGCTAAGGCGACGCATGACAGGCAGCATCTGGCGGTCGATATAATGCCATATCTTCTTGAGCGCAGGCCTCTGCTGAAAAACGCTGTAAAGCTGTTCGCTCAAATTTTGGCGCTGTTTTTTTTCGCCGTCATCTTTAAGCAGACTGTGTTCTTTTGCCTGAACAGTATCGGCACTTCGTGTCTCACGGTGAGAATGCCCATTTTATATGTCTATATAATCCTTCCCGTTGGTTTTTTGTCGATGTTTCTCTTTGAGCTAAAAAACACGTCCGTGACAATAAAAAATCTTTCCAAGAAATATTGAGGTGATTATAGATGAGTATAGGTGCATTTCTCGTTCTCTGTCTGGTCGTGTTTTTGCTTGTCGGCCTGCCGATAGCTTTTTCATTGGGGCTTACAGCCGTCTCCTATTTCTTCTATACAGACAATCTGCGTTACCTGATAGTTCTTGCGCAGCGGACATTCAACGGCATAAATTCTTTCGAGCTGATAGCGATACCGCTCTTCATATTAGCCGGGGATCTTATGTATGAGGGAAAAATTTCTCAGGCGCTGGTAAATCTTGCGAAGTCGCTGGCCGGCTCGATGCGGGGATCTATGGCGATCATCGCGACGCTCGCCTGTATGTTCTTCGGCGCCGTCTCCGGTTCCGGTCCTGCGACGACCTCCGCCATCTCTTCAGTAATGGCTAAGGGGATGAAAGAGGACGGTTATCCCCCGGTATTCAGCGCCTGCTCGGTCGCCGCTGCTGGTCCCCTCGGTTCGCTGATACCGCCGAGTATCACAATGGTCGTCTATGGAGTTACAACTAATACCTCTGTCGGAGAACTTCTTTTAGCCGGCGTATGGCCGGGCGTTATATTCGGTCTTTGCCTGATGGTATATGAGTTCTATATATGTAAGAAATACAATTATGGAACGGTTATTCCCTTCTCCCTTGAGGCTCTCGCTAAAAATCTTGTCGTTTCGATTCCGGCCCTGGTCACCCCGGTGATCATACTGGGAGGTATATATTCCGGGGTATTTACCCCTACGGAAGCCGGCGGTGCCGCCGTA is drawn from Cloacibacillus porcorum and contains these coding sequences:
- a CDS encoding TRAP transporter large permease; amino-acid sequence: MSIGAFLVLCLVVFLLVGLPIAFSLGLTAVSYFFYTDNLRYLIVLAQRTFNGINSFELIAIPLFILAGDLMYEGKISQALVNLAKSLAGSMRGSMAIIATLACMFFGAVSGSGPATTSAISSVMAKGMKEDGYPPVFSACSVAAAGPLGSLIPPSITMVVYGVTTNTSVGELLLAGVWPGVIFGLCLMVYEFYICKKYNYGTVIPFSLEALAKNLVVSIPALVTPVIILGGIYSGVFTPTEAGGAAVFYALLVGMLWNKSIKVRDLPRILLTSGVAAATIIIIIGNVSCLSFVLTREQIPERLAAMAVQNLSAPWQFLLVVNIIYIFAGMIENGSSAIVMLAPILHPIALKFGIDPVFFGAMTVANLAIGMITPPMAASLYIAGRIFEVEIPDVIKNIMPFFYVMLVGLFIVCATAPMVTWLPSVLM
- the yfcC gene encoding putative basic amino acid antiporter YfcC: MAQNRTRWIPDTYIIIFFVVLFAALLTWTVPVGKFETHEITYTMGSSEKSRSVLVPESFQYELGKDGKPVMNGVKLFEPYGETGILNYAFEGLVSGDKWGSAVGVVAFILIVGGAFGIVLRTGAIESGMKRMIKKTKGMDTLIIPVLFFLFSLGGAVFGMGEEAIPFVFIVVPVVIALGYDSIVAVMITYCATQIGFGASWMNPFSVAIAQGIAQIPVLSGSGFRIFMWFFFTLLGTLYTWRYAVKIRKNPSLSPVRESDNYFREELEAAGETDERFGLGDILVILTIALGMVWTIWGVVEKGYYIPEIASQFFVMGLVSGIIGVIFKLNGMKVNDIAVSFRAGASDLLGAAIVVGMAKGIILVLGGDSPTEPTVLNTVLHNVGLMISGLSPVISAWLMYLFQSVFNFFVVSGSGQAALTMPLMAPLADIAGVTRQVAVLAFQLGDGFTNLIVPTSAVMMASIGAARIDWATWAKWQIKFQGILFLCGSLFVIAAVVVGFN
- a CDS encoding TRAP transporter small permease, with protein sequence MAWCILEKWYKVINFLTWVLMGSMCLLIGFQIINRFALHLPAPWSEEFCRYNFVWLTMVASAKATHDRQHLAVDIMPYLLERRPLLKNAVKLFAQILALFFFAVIFKQTVFFCLNSIGTSCLTVRMPILYVYIILPVGFLSMFLFELKNTSVTIKNLSKKY
- a CDS encoding enoyl-CoA hydratase/isomerase family protein yields the protein MKDNTVIIKKEGPVAWVTMNRPESLNSLTVGLCAALKAAFADCEDDNDIRVVVLSGEGKAFCAGGDLRTILELSDYEAAREYVHAAGEITAAVMRSRKPFIAMVGGAAAGAGFNIALACDFVCASKRAKFTQAFSSIGLISDCGGNLLLPRLVSPQTAKMLMMLPETLSAEEAQALGLLTALAEEGELREDTAALAVRLAKQPPLALAQTKKLLNGGKELEDILRAEEDIQAALIIGEDCKEGVRAFFEKRRPEFKGRS
- the iadA gene encoding beta-aspartyl-peptidase; its protein translation is MFILIKNADIYAPEPLGISSLLISHDKIAWLGKNFPAEATLPDLEIIDAAGKILIPGIVDGHVHVIGGGGEGGFATRTSELVLSDMVKGGVTTVVGLLGTDDVTRSTGALIAKTNAIRAEGMSAWAMTGSYQLPVKSLCGGVRDDIALLEPVIGVGEVALSDHRSSQPTFEEFMRLAAAARVGGMLSGKAGVVNVHLGDAPSGLDYLFRAAETEIPPSQFIPTHMNRNPELFKEACRYGAMGGYVDLTTSTTPQFLEEGEVECGRALAELLAAGVPAERISFSSDGQGSMPAFDAAGNLTGLTIGRVTSIFETMRSTVKNYDLPLETMVRVVSTTAADHCKLPGKGHIKEGYDADLILLEADGLGLNTLFARGRKMMSGGRPLVKGTFE
- a CDS encoding TRAP transporter substrate-binding protein, whose product is MKKSVFMFCCALCIAFWGITANQAEAVMKLQLAHEQPEIHPYHIGAVEFAKLVKEYSKGEMEVTIFSNGTMGKASALAESCSMGTMDFASVFSIILEAYSPKFGVLTMPYCFRDWDHSDKVLDGPIGDELKASVESKGIKVLAFWRNGLAEVHSRMPIRTPEDIKGKKLRIQEGPSYAALSKALGTVTTPMSFGEVYSALQLGTVDAQTQTINNIYASKMFEVGKYFTKINMNFNTQPFIMSMQLWKSLTPEQQDIIERAALGATKAERAYHVKDTQTSYDGFVKGGGKVIELNKAELEKWKDVCAPVYKDPQFSAVMEIFNRIQKQ